In Rutidosis leptorrhynchoides isolate AG116_Rl617_1_P2 chromosome 6, CSIRO_AGI_Rlap_v1, whole genome shotgun sequence, the DNA window ATTCGAAGCACTTTAACCAGATGCCTTGAACCTCCTTTTTTTCTACAAGTAGCATCTACAAAATTTTGctgctataaatataaatattgaatataaagaaaaaaaaagggtATTTATTCTCCCTGTTTGATTTCAAGTTGTGGGATTACATCATTATTCTTCTCATACTCAATTTTCCTACttgtttcattatcattatcactataactataataatcatcACCTCCCCATCTTCTTTTCATGATTTTTGGAACCACCTTTTTCACATCTTTCGCCGCCTTTTCCTCCTCCTCCTCATGCATTACACGTTCAAACCTCACCGCACCGACCTTTCTCGCATTTCCTGCTAATATCTACACACCATACACCACAACGTTCACATACTATGTTCGAAAAACTATTACCGATTAAAAGGTGGGAAAAAGAAGGGAAGATGGTAAATGTACCTCTATTTGAAATATTtggttcttttctttttctttatgaTTTTGGCGATCACCATCATCTTCGGGATACTCATCATGATCTTCTTCCTTCTCAAGCACAACTTTTATACTTTCACCTGTCTTTGGGATGTATCCAAATGCCTCACACACAAATCCTGACACTGTTTCATATTGATGGCCCTATCAAAACCAAAACCGGTTCAGAGAATAATAAAAAATCCATCATGCACGGGTACAGGTGGAAATGTCGACCCGTTTACTTGTGAATAGTTGAATACTAGGTCAGTCGAATTATGTTATGCCCATGATGAATCAAATGGGTAAAATCTAAAAAACTTAGCTATAAAGGAAATGGATTGAATTTGTCAAACGGGTCAAAAATCACCTAAAGGGTATTATCAAGGGATATATAATCGCATATAATAACAAATGTACTCTTAAAAGATATTCATGTTATGCAACATAAATTCCTTTTTGTACACCTTAAGTTGAGGTGTGTAATGTTATGAAGACGGGACCATCGTATCATCCTGTACCAATTTCAAGAATTTGAAAATTTACATACAAAATACTGTATTGTATGGCACCGATTTGGTTTCAGTAAAGTACTTATTCGAATTGATTCAGTACAAAAACCTACTGTGAACCCTACCCAAACTTTGGACCTCATAATTCATATAACCATATAACATTAGAGGCTCGCACACACGTAAATTGATTAATAAGCACATTTCTTCGGGCAAACGAGAATCTTACTATAACTATTGAACAGGGGATACCTCTGGCATCTTTATGTTGAGATCTTCAGAAAGCTGATCAATAGATGTATTTGCATCCACATCGTAAATTCCTTCAGCCCGCATTACAATATAACCAGTCTTTTTCTCTATttcctccttttataaccaaaatAAAAACAACATTAGCTTTGAATCACAAatacatttaaaaaaaaatatcaacAACAACTAAAGCCGCAGTGCTCACTTTTGAATCATTTTCATCAAAGATTTCGCCAACAATTTCTTCAACCACATCTTCCAATGTTACAATCTGTTGCATTCATGATGTTAGCATCACAAAAACTAGAGAGTTAAGTATCCACAACAAAATGATCGTACTTACTCCAACTGTCCCACCATATTCGTTCAAGACAACTGCCATGTGCACTTTCCTGATGCGAAATTCTCTAAGAAGATTCCACACGGACATCGAATCTGAATTTTATGAACAATCAGCATATTATATCCAAAATATTTCGTCTGATTCaactaatgaaaaaaaaaaatcgatATACCAGGCACAAAATAAGCAGGTTTATGAGCCATATCACCCACGGTGGTAGTTTCCAGTAGGTCTCCCTTCAAAACAGAACaaatttgaacattaaatacaactTGATAAGTAGTAACAGAAAGCTGACGTGTCGATTCCTAACCTTCTGAACATAGTCTAATAGATCCATCGCATAAGCGATACCCACTATATTATCAACACGTTGCTCGAATACCGGTACCCTGTGAGCATTTGCAACTTTTTTTAGCATGCTTAAATACATCAAATTTCCAGCTTAATATAATAACAGATAACAGTGATGCAGAACTCAGAATTACTCAGTGAGTACTCGGTCAAAACTTAGGATTACTCAAAAAATCGGTCAAAaccggtcaaagtcaaacttggtcaacattcgAGTACTCCATAAAAAAGTCTTGACCGAGTACTCccccgagtagcgatttttgcaaccatgACACATAACATACCTTGAATACTGATGAGTTACCCATAAGGTGTGGAAATCAACGAGTGTTGCACTAGAATCACTAGCAACAACATCAACCAAAGGCGTCATAACCTCACGAACATACGTGTCTTTAATTTCCAAAACATTTTCAATCATATCCTGAAAAAAAGACAAAAAGTGTTAATCGATTTATCCAATAACTGATAACCTCATGAACATGTGTTATAAGACTCCAAAAGTGATGATATACCTGTTCTTCCTCTTCTATGGCCCCACTAAGTTCA includes these proteins:
- the LOC139851830 gene encoding putative DUF21 domain-containing protein At3g13070, chloroplastic, which encodes MDVAAVEAFLVWNNSSSSSLYKKRIPEPSFFRLSTTTTRLRSCNPKILHCRSDSSSAAAVTGFRNHRLNILDSRNSLRSVLVKSSNHHSTNPNPNVVDFVKKGLILAAACCVLGCCKAAHGVEYSVGLEQIKLSFIDSLPKILMVLKVLKEQGLILAALFGLSAFFSMAETSITTLWPWKVRELAEKESENGVFKMLRNDVTRFLTTILIGTTVVNIGATALVTEAATTIFGEAGVSAATGVMTVAVLLLTEITPKSIAVHNATEVARFVVRPIAWLSLVLYPVGRVVTYLSMGMLKLLGLKGRSEPYVTEDELKLMLRGAELSGAIEEEEQDMIENVLEIKDTYVREVMTPLVDVVASDSSATLVDFHTLWVTHQYSRVPVFEQRVDNIVGIAYAMDLLDYVQKGDLLETTTVGDMAHKPAYFVPDSMSVWNLLREFRIRKVHMAVVLNEYGGTVGIVTLEDVVEEIVGEIFDENDSKEEIEKKTGYIVMRAEGIYDVDANTSIDQLSEDLNIKMPEGHQYETVSGFVCEAFGYIPKTGESIKVVLEKEEDHDEYPEDDGDRQNHKEKEKNQIFQIEILAGNARKVGAVRFERVMHEEEEEKAAKDVKKVVPKIMKRRWGGDDYYSYSDNDNETSRKIEYEKNNDVIPQLEIKQGE